One part of the Epinephelus fuscoguttatus linkage group LG12, E.fuscoguttatus.final_Chr_v1 genome encodes these proteins:
- the LOC125898748 gene encoding E3 ubiquitin-protein ligase TRIM21-like, whose protein sequence is MAAAGCLLTQDEFLCPICLDVFTNPVATPCGHNFCKTCITEHWDLNIPSQCPVCKEVFYTRPELRVNALISLMVTQVRQSAQDKASSSNSSSELQCSTSEYIPCDVCTGTKLEALKSCMACLASYCETHLEPHFTVMGLKNHQLISPVKNLEARMCKIHHKPLELFCKNDQACVCPLCMVLDHMTHNVIPLKHEYEEEKAKLEKTETGIQQMIQMRRLKIQEIKRAVELSNDAGDSEKADGVQVLTALTEFIKRGLAELSETIEEKKRPTEKQAEGFITELEQEISELMKRSAEMKQLSRSDDHLLFIHTFPSLNAAPPTKDWTDVRVCPPSYEGTAVRVVDQVEKTLSKEMKTVFEAELKRVQQFAVDVTLDPETANPWLVLSEDRKQVSCGKVAKKLPDNPGRFSFYAIVLGKQSFTSRRFYYEVLVKEKSKWDLGVARESINRKGQITLNPQNGYWTISLRNDNEYKALAEPRVLLSLRSKPEKVGVFVDYEEGLVSFYDAETAALIYSFTGCSFTEKLYPFFNPCNNDDGKNPAPLIICSLQNVKFNLMGIYSRIRKVP, encoded by the coding sequence ATGGCTGCTGCCGGCTGTCTGCTGACTCAAGATGAGTTTCTGTGCCCGATCTGCCTGGACGTCTTCACCAATCCAGTCGCCACACCGTGTGGACACAACTTCTGCAAGACCTGCATCACTGAGCACTGGGACCTGAACATCCCCTCTCAGTGTCCTGTGTGTAAAGAGGTTTTCTACACCAGACCCGAGCTGCGGGTCAACGCTCTGATCTCTCTGATGGTCACTCAGGTCAGACAGTCGGCTCAAGacaaagccagcagcagcaacagcagctcagagctACAGTGTTCCACATCAGAGTACATCCCCTGTGACGTCTGCACAGGAACCAAACTGGAGGCTTTGAAGTCCTGCATGGCGTGTTTGGCGTCCTACTGTGAGACTCACCTGGAGCCTCATTTCACAGTCATGGGTCTGAAAAATCACCAGCTCATCAGTCCTGTGAAGAACCTGGAAGCCAGAATGTGTAAGATACACCATAAACCTCTGGAGCTGTTCTGCAAGAACGACCAGGCGTGTGTCTGCCCGCTCTGCATGGTTTTAGACCACATGACTCACAATGTCATCCCTCTGAAACATGAATATGAAGAAGAAAAGGCCAAACTGGAGAAGACAGAGACTGGAATTCAACAGATGATCCAGATGAGACGACTGAAGATACAGGAAATCAAACGCGCGGTGGAGCTCAGTAACGACGCTGGAGACTCAGAGAAGGCTGATGGTGTTCAGGTCCTCACTGCTCTGACAGAGTTTATTAAGAGAGGCCTCGCTGAGCTCAGCGAGACGattgaagagaagaagagaccgACAGAGAAACAGGCTGAAGGCTTCATCACAGAACTGGAACAGGAAATCTCTGAGCTGATGAAGAGGAGTGCAGagatgaagcagctctcacgcTCTGATGACCACCTCCTCTTCATCCACACCTTCCCATCCCTGAATGCTGCTCCACCCACCAAGGACTGGACGGATGTCAGAGTCTGTCCTCCATCGTATGAGGGGACTGCAGTGAGAGTTGTGGACCAGGTGGAGAAGACGCTCAGTAAAGAGATGAAGACGGTCTTTGAGGCAGAGCTGAAGAGGGTCCAGCAGTTTGCTGTGGATGTGACTCTTGATCCTGAGACGGCGAATCCCTGGCTCGTCCTGTCTGAAGACAGGAAACAGGTGAGCTGTGGTAAGGTGGCTAAGAAGCTCCCAGACAACCCGGGGAGGTTTTCCTTTTATGCCATCGTCTTAGGAAAGCAGAGTTTCACTTCGAGGAGGTTTTATTACGAGGTTCTGGTTAAAGAGAAGTCGAAGTGGGATTTGGGAGTGGCCAGAGAGTCCATCAACAGGAAGGGACAGATCACTCTGAATCCTCAGAACGGTTACTGGACGATATCTCTGAGGAACGACAATGAGTACAAAGCTCTGGCTGAGCCCCGTGTCCTTCTGTCTCTGAGGTCAAAGCCTGAGAAGGTGGGGGTGTTTGTAGATTATGAGGAAGGTCTGGTCTCCTTCTACGATGCTGAAACTGCAGCTCTTATCTACTCCTTCACCGGCTGCtccttcactgagaaactctaCCCGTTCTTCAATCCCTGTAACAATGATGATGGTAAAAACCCCGCCCCTCTCATCATCTGTTCGCTCCAAAACGTCAAATTTAACTTGATGGGAATATACTCCAGAATAAGAAAAGTTCCATAA
- the LOC125898750 gene encoding neuronal acetylcholine receptor subunit alpha-9-like, producing MKLLCSGSMVFLLLLLCLPVCLAAHGRFAQKLLNDLFSNYTNALRPVEDTDHIINVTLQITLSQIIDMDERNQILTTYLWVRQVWMDAYLTWKKEDYDGLDTIRIPSSYVWRPDIVLYNSADDEFSSSMETNVVLRNDGQVMWDQPAITKSSCSVDVAFFPFDLQQCHLTFGSWTHNGNQMDLFNALDSADLADFVPNVEWEVLGMPAKKNVILYGCCSDPYPDITFSLHLKRRASFYIFNLLIPCMMISFLAPLGFYLPADSGEKVSLGVTVLLALTVFQLLVAESMPPSESVPLIGKYYIATMTMVTASTALTIFIMNIHHCGPEARPVPQWAERFILNYLARICFVYEVGENCLGGTSSRKQPLSQDVSEAPSANGSNTKGTNWDVNGQVWGGRAEEDGAGAGDSLKLGRDLTSQTDWKEDLFVTIDHSEEEGAAGGCEGERGDSTSGGGGGGGREHVEEKKGVGGEGGGRAGVNRREIVVKTLCVCQHQGLRRNVEYIANSYQDQRAAQLRIGEWRKVAKVMDRFFMWLFFIMVFFMSILILGKAI from the exons TTTGCTTGGCGGCTCATGGTCGTTTCGCTCAGAAGCTGCTGAATGACTTGTTCTCCAACTACACCAATGCTTTGCGTCCGGTGGAGGACACTGACCACATCATCAACGTCACACTGCAGATCACTCTGTCCCAGATCATCGACATG GATGAGCGGAACCAGATCCTGACGACCTACCTGTGGGTCCGCCAGGTGTGGATGGATGCCTACCTCACCTGGAAGAAGGAGGACTATGACGGCCTCGACACCATCCGCATACCCAGCAGCTACGTATGGAGACCTGACATTGTCCTGTATAACAG TGCAGACGACGAGTTCTCCAGCTCCATGGAGACCAATGTAGTTCTCCGTAACGACGGCCAGGTCATGTGGGACCAGCCTGCCATCACCAAAAGCTCCTGCTCCGTGGACGTGGCCTTCTTCCCCTTTGATTTGCAGCAGTGTCACCTGACCTTCGGATCCTGGACTCACAACGGCAACCAGATGGATTTGTTCAACGCCTTGGACAGCGCTGACTTGGCCGACTTTGTCCCCAACGTGGAGTGGGAG gtTCTGGGCATGCCAGCCAAAAAGAATGTCATCCTGTATGGTTGCTGTTCAGATCCATACCCGGACATCACCTTCAGCCTCCACCTGAAGAGACGTGCCTCCTTCTACATCTTCAACCTCCTCATCCCCTGCATGATGATCTCATTTCTGGCTCCGCTGGGCTTCTACCTGCCGGCTGACTCTGGTGAAAAGGTTTCTCTGGGTGTCACGGTTTTGCTGGCCCTCACCGTGTTTCAGCTGCTGGTGGCGGAGAGCATGCCGCCCTCTGAGAGCGTCCCGTTGATAG GAAAGTACTACATCGCTACCATGACGATGGTCACCGCATCAACAGCGCTCACTATCTTCATCATGAACATCCACCACTGCGGTCCCGAGGCCCGTCCCGTCCCACAATGGGCCGAGCGCTTCATCCTCAACTACCTCGCCCGCATCTGTTTCGTCTACGAAGTTGGCGAGAACTGCCTTGGCGGGACTTCGTCCAGGAAACAGCCTCTGTCGCAGGACGTGTCTGAAGCCCCGTCAGCCAATGGCAGCAACACCAAAGGAACAAACTGGGACGTGAACGGGCAGGTGTGGGGAGGGAGGGCGGAGGAGGATGGAGCTGGAGCGGGGGACTCTCTGAAGCTGGGGCGGGATTTGACCAGCCAGACGGACTGGAAAGAGGATTTGTTCGTGACCATCGACCACTCAGAGGAAGAAGGAGCTGCTGGAGGATGTGAGGGGGAGCGGGGAGATTCGaccagtggaggaggaggaggaggaggaagagagcaTGTTGAGGAGAAGAAAGGTGTGGGAGGTGAAGGGGGAGGCAGAGCCGGGGTGAACAGGAGGGAGATCGTGGTGAAAaccttgtgtgtgtgccagCATCAGGGACTGCGCAGGAACGTTGAGTACATTGCCAACTCGTACCAGGACCAGCGAGCCGCACAGCTGCGCATTGGGGAGTGGAGGAAGGTCGCCAAGGTCATGGATCGCTTCTTCATGTGGCTCTTCTTCATCATGGTCTTCTTCATGAGCATCCTCATCCTGGGAAAAGCCATCTGA